The proteins below are encoded in one region of Chrysemys picta bellii isolate R12L10 chromosome 4, ASM1138683v2, whole genome shotgun sequence:
- the LOC101933170 gene encoding astacin-like metalloendopeptidase produces MNSHNLVEAQQGTKEFKQISPELYVTFLTELACEKNVFFLQVNTEQSYEASHKGYNSGPIEINGKILNDFSRVRISPDIEKNMPGVAFPESEEESIFSLILKSNKGSKTRLYEGDITPKRHRNAIVCPFNWCFWPKSSNGLVIIPYVISSSYTREEKALIVGAIQEYETLTCIHFVDRTTETDYIYISPKDGCWSYFGKVGGSQVVSVHKGGCMRKGIIQHELNHALGMLHEQNRNDRDKYVVIAWQYISPGDFYHFKPTRANNLGLKYDYSSVMHYHRFAFSNTSGKATITPFPDSTVPIGQRVGLSNLDVAKINKLYECEIHSTLLSNLTGSFSSTIYRSSYPKNTNSVWLIRIPANKIFLQFNSLYIQSSSDCASNHILVYDGGSRRDIVFLNKLCRPKQLPAVVSSGNMMLVELVSDGTTLPKFKASYNSVQCGKTFTAMNGTFESPLYPSHYPPLTDCAWIMIAPEGSKISLTILSFLLEDSFQCQHDYLVIYDGGTTTAHSEGKYCANDIVPGFISSGNSVLVQFHSDYFLQYLGFQAEYSFSKYEGSSSLSLEVIDRITFLTAPDCLI; encoded by the exons ATGAATAGTCATAATCTGGTGGAGGCACAGCAAGGTACCAAAGAGTTTAAACAGATATCTCCAGAACT ATATGTTACATTTCTGACAGAACTGGCatgtgaaaaaaatgtatttttcttgcaGGTGAACACTGAACAAAGCTATGAAG CATCACACAAAGGATataattctggccccattgaaatcaatggcaaaattctcaatgacttcagtagggtcagaATTTCCCCCGATATTGAGAAGAACATGCCAG GAGTTGCCTTCCCAGAGAGTGAGGAAGAATccatttttagtttaattttaaaatccaATAAAG GCAGCAAAACCCGTTTATATGAAGGTGACATTACCCCAAAAAGACATCGCAATGCCATAGTCTGTCCATTTAACTGGTGCTTTTGGCCCAAATCATCAAATGGACTCGTCATCATCCCCTACGTCATCTCTTCTTCCTACA CTCGTGAGGAGAAAGCTCTGATTGTTGGTGCCATCCAAGAATACGAGACCTTGACTTGTATTCACTTTGTAGACCGCACAACGGAAActgactatatatatatttctccTAAGGATGG CTGCTGGTCTTACTTTGGAAAGGTTGGGGGCTCCCAGGTGGTGTCGGTGCACAAAGGGGGTTGCATGAGAAAAGGAATCATTCAGCATGAACTAAACCATGCACTGGGGATGctgcatgaacagaacaggaacgACAGGGACAAATATGTAGTGATTGCATGGCAGTACATTAGTCCAG GTGATTTTTATCACTTTAAGCCAACCAGAGCTAATAACCTGGGCCTCAAGTATGACTATTCCTCCGTGATGCACTATCACAG ATTTGCTTTCTCCAATACATCTGGAAAGGCAACCATTACACCCTTCCCTGATAGCACAGTGCCCATTGGACAGAGGGTTGGACTGAGTAACCTAGATGTGGCCAAAATCAATAAGTTATATGAATGTG AGATCCATAGTACTTTGCTCTCTAATTTGACTGGAAGTTTTTCCTCTACTATCTACCGGTCATCATACCCAAAGAATACCAACTCTGTATGGCTGATTCGTATCCCAGCAAACAAA ATTTTCCTGCAGTTTAATTCCTTATATATCCAGTCCTCCTCAGACTGTGCTTCCAACCATATTCTGGTTTACGACGGAGGCAGCAGGAGAGACATTGTTTTTCTGAACAAATTGTGTCGACCAAAGCAGCTCCCCGCAGTAGTGTCTTCTGGGAACATGATGCTTGTGGAGTTGGTCAGTGATGGCACCACATTGCCCAAATTTAAGGCTTCTTACAATTCTG TGCAATGTGGCAAGACTTTTACTGCCATGAATGGGACATTTGAGTCTCCACTGTATCCTTCTCATTATCCTCCGCTAACAGACTGTGCCTGGATAATGATAGCACCAGAAGGATCCAAG ATATCATTGACTATATTGTCCTTCCTTCTGGAGGATTCATTTCAATGCCAACATGACTACCTGGTTATTTACGATGGAGGTACAACCACAGCCCATTCTGAGGGTAAATACTGTGCGAATGACATAGTTCCAGGCTTCATCTCCTCTGGAAACTCAGTGCTTGTCCAGTTCCACAGTGACTACTTCCTGCAGTATCTTGGATTCCAGGCTGAATACTCATTCAGTAAGTATGAAGGCA gctcttccctttctctggaggtgatagatcgaaTCACCTTCttaacagccccagattgccttatttga